A window from Leptothermofonsia sichuanensis E412 encodes these proteins:
- a CDS encoding tetratricopeptide repeat protein, whose protein sequence is MPGKLIVRKQTLLVVSLLLLIGIPLPPMARAQSNTQSNISNRNQQQDERLTELLKEGRKLVDAGNFSGAIAVYRQAAELDSQNAKIFSGIGYLQARQGNFQEAATYYQQAIALDPKNAEFHYALGYNLANLGRNDEAIAAYQGATKLNPRHVNAFLGLGVVYSRMERYREAATVYRQVTAIDARNAKAFELLGAMLIQQDRPREAIEPLQKAIQLSPRSGSAHVTLGAAWLSLGNLAEGLSAFNRAAQLEPRNGAIQLQIGKIWKAKGRTQDALKAFQRAAALQPSLTEAHLAQGDIYLEQKDYLGAIISYRQYTTLQPQDPDGHFKLGSALKARDRKQEAIAAFEQAKRLYQEQGKSNRVRDVEKVIKELK, encoded by the coding sequence ATGCCTGGAAAATTGATTGTTAGAAAGCAAACCCTTCTGGTTGTGAGCTTGTTGCTCTTGATTGGTATCCCGTTGCCACCAATGGCTCGTGCTCAAAGCAATACTCAAAGCAATATTTCTAATCGCAACCAGCAACAAGATGAGCGACTCACTGAATTGTTGAAAGAAGGGCGCAAGCTGGTAGACGCCGGGAATTTTTCTGGAGCGATCGCGGTTTACCGTCAGGCCGCAGAACTGGATAGCCAGAATGCGAAGATTTTCTCTGGTATTGGGTATTTACAAGCCCGGCAGGGAAACTTTCAAGAAGCGGCGACTTACTATCAGCAGGCGATCGCCCTGGATCCTAAGAATGCTGAATTCCATTACGCCCTGGGCTATAACCTGGCAAATTTGGGCAGAAATGATGAGGCGATCGCAGCCTATCAGGGGGCGACTAAACTCAACCCCCGTCACGTTAATGCTTTTTTAGGTTTGGGTGTGGTTTATTCCCGGATGGAACGGTATCGTGAAGCGGCCACCGTCTACAGACAGGTAACCGCCATTGATGCCCGCAATGCCAAAGCCTTTGAACTGTTGGGGGCGATGCTGATCCAGCAGGATCGCCCCAGGGAAGCGATTGAGCCGTTGCAAAAGGCAATTCAGCTATCCCCCCGGTCGGGCAGTGCCCACGTCACCCTGGGAGCTGCCTGGTTGAGCCTGGGCAATCTGGCAGAAGGGCTGTCTGCTTTCAACCGGGCCGCCCAATTGGAGCCACGAAATGGCGCAATTCAGCTTCAGATAGGTAAAATCTGGAAGGCGAAGGGACGTACCCAGGACGCACTCAAAGCCTTTCAACGAGCCGCTGCTCTCCAACCCAGCCTGACTGAGGCACATCTGGCACAGGGAGACATTTACCTGGAACAGAAAGATTATTTAGGAGCGATTATTTCCTATCGTCAATACACCACATTGCAACCTCAGGATCCAGATGGGCATTTTAAGCTGGGGAGTGCTTTGAAAGCACGAGATCGCAAACAGGAAGCCATCGCTGCTTTTGAGCAGGCAAAGCGGCTCTATCAGGAGCAGGGCAAGTCTAACAGAGTCAGGGATGTGGAGAAGGTTATCAAGGAGCTTAAGTAG
- a CDS encoding YbjQ family protein: MILSTTDVLQGVAVTSYLGIVTAEVVYGSNALRDFFAGIRDMIGGRTGSYERVFEQGQREAIAELEKRAARLGADAVVGIEINTGTINIDESGVLLLITATGTAVKL, from the coding sequence ATGATCTTATCAACCACCGATGTTCTTCAGGGCGTTGCTGTAACCAGTTACCTGGGAATTGTCACAGCAGAAGTCGTCTACGGTAGCAATGCACTGCGAGATTTTTTTGCTGGAATTCGTGACATGATTGGTGGACGTACAGGCAGCTACGAACGGGTGTTTGAGCAGGGGCAACGGGAAGCGATCGCTGAACTGGAAAAACGAGCAGCCCGACTGGGGGCAGATGCTGTGGTGGGCATTGAAATCAACACTGGCACAATCAACATCGATGAGTCGGGGGTTTTGCTCCTGATCACAGCCACCGGAACGGCTGTGAAGCTTTAG
- the ilvB gene encoding biosynthetic-type acetolactate synthase large subunit, whose product MQLQHVAVKRVTGAYALIDSLKRHGVKHIFGYPGGAILPIYDELYKAEVEGGIQHILVRHEQGAAHAADGYARATGQVGVCFGTSGPGATNLVTGIATAHMDSIPMVVVTGQVPSHAIGSDAFQETDIYGITLPIVKHSYVVRDPRDMARIVAEAFYIASTGRPGPVLIDVPKDVGQTVFDYEPIEPGEIKLPGYRPTVKGNPRQIAQALKLIRQAKQPLLYVGGGAIASNAHAEVKELAERFNLPVTTTLMGLGAFDEHHPLSVGMLGMHGTAYANFAVTECDLLIAVGARFDDRVTGKLDEFATRAKVIHIDIDPAEVGKNRAPEVPIVGDVRQVLLDLLRRSQEEGDGRDPDRNRPWLNRIARWQEDYPLEVPHYPDSIAPQEVIVELGLQAPNAIYTTDVGQHQMWAAQFLKNGPRRWISSAGLGTMGYGMPAAMGAKVAMPDEEVICISGDASFQMNLQELATLAQYQINVKTVIINNGWQGMVRQWQEAFYDERYSASNMQAGMPDFVKLADAFGIKGMIVRSPDQLKGAIAEMLQHEGPVLMDVRVKRDENCYPMVPPGKSNAQMVGLPERKLLERAAELLNCSNCGAKNAPSHKFCPECGTKL is encoded by the coding sequence GTGCAACTACAACATGTGGCTGTGAAGCGTGTCACGGGCGCTTATGCATTGATTGATAGTCTGAAGCGTCACGGGGTCAAGCATATTTTTGGCTATCCAGGCGGTGCTATTCTGCCAATCTACGACGAACTGTATAAGGCGGAAGTGGAAGGTGGCATTCAGCATATTCTGGTACGGCACGAGCAGGGTGCTGCCCATGCCGCAGACGGGTATGCTCGCGCCACGGGTCAGGTCGGTGTCTGTTTTGGGACATCCGGTCCTGGTGCTACCAACCTGGTGACAGGCATTGCCACAGCCCATATGGACTCCATTCCAATGGTTGTTGTCACCGGACAGGTACCCAGTCACGCCATTGGGAGTGATGCCTTTCAGGAAACAGACATTTATGGGATCACGCTGCCCATTGTGAAACATTCCTACGTGGTTCGTGATCCCAGAGATATGGCGCGTATTGTGGCAGAAGCGTTTTACATTGCCAGTACCGGGCGTCCGGGTCCTGTTCTGATCGATGTACCCAAGGATGTCGGTCAGACTGTGTTTGACTATGAGCCAATTGAACCGGGCGAAATTAAATTGCCTGGTTACCGCCCAACGGTGAAAGGCAATCCTCGTCAAATTGCCCAGGCGTTGAAGCTGATCCGGCAGGCGAAACAGCCGTTGCTGTATGTCGGAGGAGGTGCGATCGCCTCCAATGCCCATGCAGAGGTAAAAGAACTGGCGGAACGCTTCAATCTCCCGGTTACCACCACCCTGATGGGACTGGGGGCATTTGACGAACATCACCCCCTTTCAGTCGGAATGCTGGGGATGCACGGGACTGCCTATGCCAACTTTGCTGTAACCGAATGCGACCTGCTGATTGCCGTGGGTGCCCGCTTTGATGACCGGGTCACGGGCAAGCTGGATGAGTTTGCCACTCGCGCTAAGGTGATTCACATTGACATTGATCCGGCAGAAGTGGGTAAAAACCGTGCTCCAGAAGTACCGATTGTGGGAGACGTGCGTCAGGTGCTGCTGGATTTGCTGCGCCGCAGTCAGGAAGAAGGGGATGGACGTGATCCGGATCGAAACCGTCCCTGGTTAAATCGGATTGCCCGCTGGCAGGAAGACTATCCCCTGGAGGTACCCCACTATCCTGACAGTATTGCTCCCCAGGAAGTGATTGTGGAATTGGGTTTGCAAGCACCCAACGCGATTTACACCACCGATGTGGGGCAGCACCAGATGTGGGCGGCACAATTTCTTAAAAATGGTCCCCGTCGCTGGATCTCCAGTGCTGGACTGGGCACGATGGGCTATGGGATGCCGGCAGCCATGGGGGCCAAGGTAGCCATGCCTGATGAAGAAGTCATTTGTATCAGTGGAGATGCCAGCTTCCAGATGAACTTGCAGGAGCTGGCGACCCTGGCACAGTATCAGATCAATGTTAAAACCGTGATTATTAATAATGGCTGGCAGGGTATGGTGCGCCAGTGGCAGGAGGCTTTCTATGATGAGCGCTATTCTGCTTCCAACATGCAGGCAGGGATGCCAGACTTTGTGAAGCTGGCGGATGCTTTTGGCATCAAGGGGATGATCGTCCGCTCTCCTGATCAACTGAAGGGAGCGATCGCTGAGATGTTGCAGCACGAAGGCCCGGTTCTCATGGATGTGCGGGTGAAGCGGGATGAGAACTGTTACCCGATGGTGCCCCCTGGCAAGAGCAATGCTCAAATGGTAGGCTTACCGGAACGTAAACTACTGGAGCGGGCTGCCGAGCTGCTGAATTGTAGCAACTGCGGGGCAAAGAATGCCCCCTCTCATAAGTTTTGCCCGGAGTGTGGCACAAAACTGTGA
- a CDS encoding YggT family protein codes for MTDAVFSPSDLVGLVVRTLGTFIAIYTILLVIRVLLTWFPTINWFDQPFAALRQITDPYLDLFRSFIPPLGGIDFSPILAIMLLQLLGRLIGSLPTGGY; via the coding sequence ATGACGGATGCTGTATTCTCCCCAAGTGATCTGGTAGGTCTGGTTGTCAGGACGCTTGGCACCTTTATTGCCATCTATACAATCCTTCTGGTGATTCGGGTGCTGCTGACCTGGTTTCCTACGATTAACTGGTTTGACCAGCCGTTTGCAGCCCTGCGGCAAATTACAGATCCTTACCTCGACCTGTTCCGCTCCTTTATTCCGCCCCTGGGGGGGATCGACTTTTCTCCGATCCTGGCAATCATGCTTTTGCAACTGCTGGGGCGGCTGATTGGAAGCTTACCGACAGGCGGTTACTAG
- the upp gene encoding uracil phosphoribosyltransferase produces the protein MTLQMRVYVPPHPLIKHWLGVVREVSTPPPLFRSAMTELGRWLTYEAIRDWLPTRETTIDTPLAACPATFVDPEVPMVVMPILRAGLALLEGAHAALPLASIYHIGFVRDEETLEPSCYLNKLPEQFAPQTRVLITEPMLATGGTSMAALAELTQRGVDPSLVRIISVVTAPPALQKLSVAYPSLTIYTAAIDQGLNERGFIVPGLGDAGDRTFGT, from the coding sequence ATGACTCTTCAAATGCGTGTCTACGTTCCACCCCATCCGCTGATTAAGCACTGGCTGGGGGTGGTTCGCGAGGTGTCAACCCCTCCCCCCTTGTTTCGCAGTGCCATGACAGAATTAGGACGCTGGTTGACCTATGAGGCAATTCGAGACTGGCTACCAACCCGAGAGACGACGATAGACACGCCTCTGGCTGCCTGTCCGGCAACATTTGTTGACCCGGAGGTACCCATGGTTGTCATGCCCATTTTGCGTGCCGGGCTGGCATTGCTGGAAGGTGCCCACGCAGCCCTGCCGCTGGCATCGATTTACCATATTGGCTTTGTCAGGGATGAGGAAACCCTGGAGCCGAGTTGCTACCTGAACAAGCTGCCGGAACAGTTTGCTCCGCAAACACGAGTGCTAATTACAGAACCGATGCTGGCAACAGGGGGAACCAGTATGGCAGCCCTGGCAGAGTTAACCCAGCGAGGAGTTGATCCGTCTCTGGTGAGAATCATTTCTGTGGTGACGGCTCCGCCTGCCCTGCAAAAGTTAAGTGTGGCTTATCCGAGTCTGACGATTTACACCGCAGCAATTGACCAGGGGTTAAATGAGCGGGGGTTTATTGTTCCAGGACTGGGAGATGCGGGCGATCGCACCTTTGGCACGTAA
- the crtH gene encoding carotenoid isomerase, translating into MSAVSNVKQESLSTKSLEDKSKKDPSNQPSAVQDWDVIVIGSGIGGLVTATQLAAKGVRVLVLERYLIPGGSAGYFERQGYRFDVGASMIFGFGSQGTTNLLTRALKAVNVSLETIPDPVQIHYHLPDGLNLKVHREYEKFLQELVDHFPHEQSGIRRFYDECWKVFRCLNAMELLSLEEPRYLTRVFFQHPFACLGLVKYLPQNAGDIARRYIRDPALLKFIDMECYCWSVVPANLTPMINAGMVFSDRHYGGINYPKGGVGQIAQKLVEGLEHCGGQIQYKARVTHIVQENGRAVGVQLATGERYRAKRIVSNATRWDTFEKLMAPEQMPAAERKWQQRYRKSPSFLSLHLGVRAEALPPGTECHHILLEDWDRMEAAEGTIFVSIPTLLDPDLAPPGHHIVHTFTPSWMHDWQGLSPTEYQSRKEETAHRLITRLEAIFPKLSNHLDYQEVGTPRTHRRFLGREDGTYGPIPARKLMGLLGMPFNRTAIPGLYCVGDSTFPGQGLNAVAFSGFACAHRVAVDLGF; encoded by the coding sequence ATGTCCGCTGTATCGAACGTTAAGCAGGAGAGCTTAAGCACTAAATCTCTGGAAGATAAATCTAAAAAAGATCCATCTAACCAGCCATCTGCGGTTCAGGATTGGGATGTGATTGTGATCGGTTCGGGAATAGGAGGTCTGGTCACCGCAACCCAACTGGCAGCTAAGGGAGTCCGAGTTCTGGTTCTGGAGCGCTATTTGATTCCTGGTGGCAGTGCTGGTTATTTTGAGCGCCAGGGCTATCGCTTCGATGTAGGGGCTTCCATGATTTTCGGATTTGGTTCCCAGGGCACCACTAACCTGCTGACCCGGGCCTTGAAAGCTGTTAATGTAAGCCTGGAAACCATCCCCGATCCGGTGCAAATTCACTACCACCTGCCTGATGGACTGAACCTGAAGGTTCATCGGGAATATGAGAAATTTTTGCAAGAACTGGTTGACCATTTTCCCCATGAACAGTCAGGAATTCGGCGCTTCTACGATGAATGCTGGAAAGTCTTCCGTTGTTTGAATGCAATGGAACTCCTGTCCTTAGAGGAACCCCGCTACCTGACCCGCGTCTTTTTTCAACATCCCTTTGCCTGCCTGGGATTGGTCAAATATCTGCCCCAGAATGCTGGGGATATCGCCCGCCGCTACATTCGCGATCCAGCCTTACTCAAATTTATTGATATGGAGTGCTATTGCTGGTCTGTAGTACCTGCCAATCTGACACCGATGATCAATGCCGGTATGGTATTTAGCGATCGCCACTATGGCGGCATTAACTATCCCAAAGGGGGGGTTGGTCAAATCGCTCAAAAACTGGTTGAGGGACTGGAACACTGCGGTGGGCAGATCCAATACAAAGCCAGAGTAACCCATATTGTGCAGGAAAATGGGCGCGCAGTCGGGGTCCAACTGGCAACAGGTGAACGCTATCGAGCAAAACGGATTGTTTCCAATGCAACCCGCTGGGATACCTTTGAAAAGTTGATGGCTCCAGAACAGATGCCGGCTGCCGAGCGTAAATGGCAGCAACGATATCGAAAATCTCCCAGTTTTCTTAGCTTGCACCTGGGGGTTAGAGCAGAAGCACTGCCACCGGGAACAGAATGTCATCATATTCTGCTGGAAGATTGGGATCGCATGGAAGCGGCAGAAGGAACCATCTTTGTATCAATTCCTACTCTGCTGGACCCAGATCTGGCGCCTCCCGGCCATCACATTGTCCATACCTTTACACCAAGCTGGATGCATGACTGGCAAGGGTTGTCGCCTACCGAATACCAGAGCCGCAAAGAAGAAACTGCCCATCGTCTAATTACCCGGTTGGAGGCAATCTTCCCAAAACTATCGAACCATCTGGACTATCAGGAAGTCGGCACCCCCCGCACCCATCGTCGGTTTCTGGGACGGGAGGATGGGACCTATGGACCCATTCCGGCTCGTAAGTTGATGGGCTTGCTGGGAATGCCCTTTAACCGAACTGCGATCCCCGGTCTATATTGTGTGGGAGACAGTACTTTTCCAGGACAGGGACTTAATGCCGTAGCGTTCTCCGGATTCGCCTGTGCCCATCGAGTGGCGGTTGATCTTGGCTTCTAG
- a CDS encoding Mo-dependent nitrogenase C-terminal domain-containing protein: MSDSIFGERLPATKAAQSPSFSFDALNPLRQWLDGLEVKNRRLARLLYKVIPGQCPFERDVILFGRKLAHIPPLCKLNPLYDQLVGLRFRSLCYLVDVCGETIQCN, translated from the coding sequence ATGTCTGATTCCATTTTCGGTGAACGTCTGCCCGCTACAAAAGCAGCTCAGTCCCCTTCCTTCAGTTTTGACGCCTTGAACCCACTTCGCCAGTGGCTTGATGGGCTGGAGGTCAAGAACCGTCGCCTGGCGCGACTGCTCTACAAAGTCATCCCTGGCCAATGTCCGTTTGAGCGAGATGTGATTCTGTTTGGGCGCAAGCTGGCACACATCCCCCCACTCTGTAAACTGAACCCTCTCTACGACCAACTGGTTGGCCTGCGATTTCGGTCCCTTTGCTATCTGGTGGATGTCTGCGGCGAAACCATTCAGTGCAATTAG
- a CDS encoding biliverdin-producing heme oxygenase, with amino-acid sequence MSSNLATKLREGTKKSHTMAENTGFVACFLKGTVEKTSYRNLVSNLYFVYSAMEEEMERQREHPIVSKIYFPELNRKAALEQDLFYYYGSNWRDQVAPSPAAQEYVARIQEVSRSAPELLVAHSYTRYLGDLSGGQILKKIAQTAMNLSDGEGTAFYEFKTIADEKAFKNTYRQAMDNLPIDEATADRIVDEANDAFGLNMKMFKELEGSLIRAIGQMLFNTLTRRRNRGSTDTELATAE; translated from the coding sequence ATGAGCAGTAATTTAGCAACCAAACTGCGTGAGGGCACCAAAAAGTCCCACACCATGGCAGAAAACACTGGTTTTGTAGCGTGTTTCTTGAAGGGAACCGTCGAAAAGACCTCTTATCGCAATCTGGTTTCCAATCTCTATTTTGTCTATTCTGCAATGGAAGAAGAGATGGAGCGGCAGCGGGAACATCCGATTGTGTCCAAAATTTACTTTCCTGAGTTGAATCGGAAAGCAGCTCTGGAACAAGATCTGTTCTACTACTACGGTTCCAACTGGCGTGATCAGGTTGCCCCCTCCCCCGCTGCTCAGGAATATGTCGCCCGCATTCAGGAAGTTTCTCGTAGCGCCCCTGAGTTGTTAGTGGCCCACTCTTACACCCGCTATCTGGGTGATCTGTCTGGGGGGCAAATTCTGAAGAAAATTGCCCAGACCGCAATGAACCTGTCTGATGGTGAGGGGACTGCTTTCTACGAGTTCAAAACCATTGCGGATGAGAAGGCGTTTAAGAACACCTACCGGCAGGCGATGGATAATCTACCGATTGACGAAGCAACGGCTGATCGCATTGTGGATGAGGCAAATGATGCCTTTGGGTTGAACATGAAGATGTTCAAAGAACTGGAAGGCAGCTTAATTCGGGCGATCGGTCAAATGCTGTTCAACACCCTGACTCGCCGTCGCAACCGTGGCAGCACTGACACCGAACTGGCAACGGCTGAGTAG
- the ndhM gene encoding NAD(P)H-quinone oxidoreductase subunit M yields the protein MLLKSTTRHIHIFTATVENNELVPSEGVLTLDVDPDNEFNWNEDALQRVYRKFDELVESYEGADLTEYNLRRIGSDLEHFVRSLLQKGEISYNLNCRVLNYSMGLPRVETQER from the coding sequence ATGTTGCTAAAGTCCACAACCCGCCATATTCACATCTTTACGGCGACCGTTGAAAACAATGAGTTGGTTCCCAGTGAAGGCGTGTTAACCCTTGATGTTGACCCAGATAACGAATTTAACTGGAATGAAGATGCCCTCCAGAGGGTCTACCGCAAATTTGACGAACTCGTAGAATCCTATGAAGGAGCCGATTTAACAGAATATAATCTGCGTCGGATTGGTTCAGACCTGGAACACTTTGTGCGATCGCTCCTGCAAAAAGGCGAGATTTCCTACAACCTCAACTGTCGAGTGCTTAACTACAGCATGGGTCTACCACGGGTTGAAACCCAGGAACGCTGA
- the coaE gene encoding dephospho-CoA kinase (Dephospho-CoA kinase (CoaE) performs the final step in coenzyme A biosynthesis.) — protein MDACRKPAQKCQRIIGLTGGIGMGKTTVSDYLANVHKLPVLDADIYAREAVEPGSVVLEQIVARYGSGILLADGMLNRHRLGDIIFSSPPERLWLEQQIHPYVRDRLVEAITAPDVENAQPSSILVMVVPLLFEARMTDLVTETWVVWCPVEQQLERLMSRDRLSLEQAQARISSQMAIQKKTARADVVLDNSSTPENLYQQVDLRLAQQPDRLTVPQG, from the coding sequence ATGGACGCTTGTAGAAAGCCAGCTCAGAAGTGTCAGCGCATCATTGGTCTGACTGGTGGGATTGGAATGGGTAAGACAACGGTTTCAGATTATCTGGCAAACGTCCACAAACTCCCTGTATTGGATGCCGATATATATGCCAGGGAAGCGGTTGAACCTGGCTCAGTGGTCTTAGAGCAAATTGTGGCACGTTATGGGTCTGGCATTTTATTAGCAGATGGAATGCTTAATCGTCACCGATTGGGTGATATCATTTTCAGCAGCCCGCCGGAACGGCTCTGGCTGGAGCAGCAAATTCATCCGTATGTGCGCGATCGCCTGGTGGAGGCAATCACAGCCCCGGACGTGGAAAACGCCCAACCCAGTTCTATTCTGGTGATGGTAGTCCCGCTTCTATTTGAAGCCCGGATGACCGATCTGGTGACGGAAACCTGGGTAGTTTGGTGTCCGGTGGAGCAGCAGTTAGAGCGGTTGATGAGCCGCGATCGCCTTTCCCTGGAACAGGCTCAGGCAAGAATCAGTAGCCAGATGGCAATTCAAAAGAAAACTGCCCGGGCTGATGTTGTACTTGATAACTCCTCTACCCCGGAAAATCTCTATCAGCAAGTGGATCTTAGATTGGCTCAGCAGCCAGACCGGCTGACTGTTCCTCAGGGCTAA